The Chlorocebus sabaeus isolate Y175 chromosome 20, mChlSab1.0.hap1, whole genome shotgun sequence genomic sequence TGACACCAAGACCCCCTGTTCCATCACTCTGTGAGCCTGTAGTTCTAAACCATTCATTCTTTTAGCGATGGTGGTCACCCAAGGGAAGCCCCCCACATTCCTCCATGTGTTGCATTtcactgctttattttctcctcttaacAATCTTGAGAGTTTGTTATTATTGTACCTAGAAAAACTGAATACTGGACAGTTAAGAGCAAGTGCATATCATACAGTCTCTAAGGTTTCAGAGCAATAAGGCAAGTCCAGCAAAGAACTGCACAAAGCAAGGAAGCTGTCCTGGACTCTCAGTGCTGTTATAGATCAAGAATTTCAAACCTGGCTGTGAACATGAGCCATCTTGGaagtacttttaaaatgtggatcccagccaggcgtggtgtctcacacctttaatcccaacactttggttggccgaggcaggcaaatcacaggatcgggagattgaaaccatcctggccaacatggtaaaaccctgtctctactaaaaatacaaaaattagctgagtgtgatggtgcatgcctgtaatcctagctactcaggaggctgaggcaggagaatggcttgaactcgggaggtggagattgaagtgagctgagatagtgccactgcactccagctgcctggtgacagagcgggactctgtcaaaaaaaaaaaaaaaaaaaaaaaaaaaaaagaaaaagaagaagaagaagaagaagaagcagacgCCTGGTCTCTAACTAAGACCTACTGAATCATAATCTCCAAGGAGTGGGTCTTAAGGACTTACATTCGTTAAAtatttcccaggtgattctaccTAGTTTGGTAGCCACCGTTCTGGCATGTTCTGGTAGAACCGTAGAACTATCGCCAGCCCATGAAACATTCTGGCGACAACATTTCCACAGTCTCCTACCACCTTCCTCTGAGCTCCTCTAGGAATCTTCCTAGGAAATTGAAAGATGCAGGAAGCATAGGAAACTCACAAATTTATTTAGCCTTGCAGAGGCCTTAACAAGAATGTAGTGTGGTTTTCCACTAGGAGCTTGTATCTCCTCTCCCACATGCCTAATGGTGAGCTTCCTGGCCTAAACGAAAATGCTTTTAGTTGGAAAACTCATTACCTCACAAGGCAGTCCATTTCTTTCCACATTGTTATCTTCGTTAGAAATTTTTCTCCAATAATTGCATAAGATCATATTGTGAAGAGGTAATGACTACCATACCTAAATAAAGCAGTTCTTCACATATAGTTGGTACTTACTAGGGCTTCATTGAATGATTTAgttaattacaaataaaatatttcattgagtTTGGTTATAGGCCTTCACTCTACAAACAAGAGTTGGAGGTTCACAGAAGTCACCTTACTTAATCCACAAAGTTAAAATAGTGTCAGAATCAAGACTAAATGTAGGGTTGATTAAGTTCCAACCCAGTGTTTATGACTGGGGGTGAATGGTGGAGAGGGGATGCAAGGTAGTAAGAGGAGAGCATGCCCATCCAGCGCTACACTTCTAGGAGCACAGCATAACAATTCTGGGAGCACAGCATAGCAGCTCAGTATTTAGTGTCAGTAGCCAGATCGCCTAACTTCAAATCTAGGTTTCGTCACTTACTGGTTGTAAACTTTAGGCTTGTCACTTGATATCTCTGCCTTAGTTgctaatctgtaaaatggtgataacatCTCCTTCACAgagctgttgtgagaattaagtaagTAATATGAGTACAGTGCTTAGAAGAGTAGTTGGTACATAGTAAGCGCTATATAAATACAGATTGGGTGCCCTTCTTctacttcctcttcttcttcttcttcttcttcttcttcttcttcttcttcttcttcttattattattattatcttttgtttAGTTCAGTGTCTCTCAATGATGGGGGCCTATCTCTTTATTTCTCCTGTGATTTATGAATACCCATGGATGCCAAGAGAGCATGTTGGTGACTAAAGTTGGTTTTACAACATTCTCCTTACTCCACTCTCAGGACCACCTCCATTCCTTGTAAAAAATCACCACAAGTCACATATAGATTGGGGCTGCAGCGATGACAATGGATACTGACATGGATTGGGCAAGAATTCAAGGTTGATTGGAGTCTTATACTTGGGGAACCATTTTTCACGTATTAGGCTTATTGTATAAAGCCATAATAGGGAAAGTTTCCTAAAATATTCACCTGTAGGCTGTGAGAACAAACTGGACATTAGATAAGCCATTAGAGTTAGTCCTTGGTCTAGGCAGGGTCTGAGTTCTCATTAGGTTCAGGGTGTGTCAATCATTTCTACTCCTCCAGCAATCAAAGCAGGGCAGAGAGATTCTGACAGAGATAAGGATGTAACTCCAGGACTGActatcagaaagagaaagaggcatCTCTAGGTCCATGTAGGGAGGGCATATTAGACCTCAGGGGAGGAGGATTGGGGTCAGTGAGAAATAAGGGACTTGAGAGAACTGGCAGACCTGATAGAGAGAGAAGAGTTATAGActctgtgtgtgcgtgcatgtgtgtgtgtgtctgtgtatgtgaaAGGTGTAGGTGGTCTTGAAATCTTCCCTGGCTAGATGTTAGATGATATCTGGGAAGGGTGGTGGCTGAAGTAGTAAGAAGCAGATTTAGTTAGGGCTCTTTTATCTTATTTGGACATCATTTTATGCTAGAGTGATGCATTAAGTTTTTTATTGTCCACATTTCACAGATGGGTAAATTATATATCTTGTGAGCCAAGCTATGATTGGCCTGAGAGACCTTCTGTTTTTAGGCATTTGCATTTTTGCTTCCTTGTATTCTTGGTGTATCCCTTCTGCCATACCATGAGTAGCATTCTGTTTCAATGTACTGTGTGTTTTTCAATGTAAGTCAAAGCAGTAGGGGTTTGTCAACCATCTGTGTATTTGTTGTAAGAATGTTAAGTGTCTTGCTGACTattgcaaataatttcttttagaatCCACTGTTATGACGGTCTATCCTTCCTTTGAAGGAAAAAGAGTGTATAATagactgtttttctctttatattctgTGTGTCAGGAGGTTCAGAAGTACTCATTAGGCTGAGGTATAGCAACTATGTAGGTTGCAGATTGAATATCATGTGCTTTTTTATCTACTCACAGCCTGTTCCCTACAGTTTCTTGATTTCCTATTCATAGTTGTGTAACAGAGATGCTATGCTCACTCCTGTCCTGCTTCATAGAGAAAATTCAAACTGGTTCAACCTGTACCTTATATGGAGTGAGGCCCTCTCATGCCCATAACCCCATACAAGATACCCATAACCTTACTCTTTGTGTCCAAACTATATGAAGGAAGCTTGTTCTCAGAAGTGGGTCTGTTAAGATGGAATagcaggaggaggaagctgagTAGGAGATTTTGATAGAAGGAGGTCCCCATGGAGTGAAAGTCTACTTCTATTCAGCCTCCAACCCCCACTTAGAGACGGTCCTCCTTCTtagagacggtctcactctgttgcccaggctggagtacagtggtataatcacagctcactgaagccttgaattcctgggctcaagggatcctcctgcctcagtcttctgagtagctgggaccacagctgcatgccaccttgccaagctactttttttttttttttttttttttttaccattttagtcgagatggtgtctcattatattgcccagactggtctcaaactcctgagctgaagcgatcctccagccttggccttccaaagtactgagattacagccTTAAGCCACCATGCTGAGCCTCTGTTCAGCTCCTTGACCTTCAGGATGTTCTGTCTTTACCTTGATCCCATCCTTACCCAGTTTCAAGAACCCTGActcactcattctttcttttcaatcaACAATCATATAACCtgcaaaggcaagaaaaaaatgttgcttACATAGGATACACTGAGCACtgagcattttataattttgtttttaaaatagagtgTACCGTATAGGCAAATTGGGATTGAGTGTATAATTGGATATGGTGAGAGGCTGATTTCTCAGTATTGGAGTAAGAAATGATAGATAAGCAAGGAAGGCTAGAATAAACCATGTGATACTAAATTAGAGTTAAAGACATCAGTGTAAACAAATGGTTAGCTTAATATAGAAAAAGACAGatacatattgaaataattatggaTATACACTGATgagtatatgcacatatatttctAATCTCTGTCCACTGAGAAAGCTTAGAAGCAATGACATTCCACTAGCAATGAGCACAGCCAACACACTTGGTTTATAATgcagtttttcaaaaacagaaactAAGGCTCACTAGAGCAATGAGTGAATCTAGGTTCAGGAGAGAGACTATATGAGATGAGTCTGAAGCATCTTATAGGGCCAGAAAGCCAGGGAATGCTCAGAAAAGAAACTGGTGGTGTTATTGGGAAAGAGACACAAGGGCCAAATGAAAGAGCTCCCAAGACTGGAAAAATATGAGCAACAAGTAAATGACACATATTGGATTATAACCTAAAGTATGACATAAATAGTATCCAATATCCATCAGTCCATGCTGATAAGAAGAAATGATTGTATAGTTCTTTAAAAGGGAGGGAAAACAGGAAAATCTCTCATagagaagaattaaaaataatttatacagtGTATATAACATGTACTCCCAGCCCCATAAGGAGGTGGCTTGCCTTTGGAATGGGTGATGTGAAGTGACAACCTTCCTAAGACGCaagtagagaaaaggaaagaaatggagtACTTTACAATAGAGAAACTTGATGAACATTGTCTCAGGCAGGTGACCAGGGTCAGTGTTTGCAGTGAGGTCATGTTGCTGTATAACCTTGAAcgatgtgatgaaaatggcactttactTCTGTGGTCGTCCTCCCAAAGGTCAATGATCCTATTATAATCATAGGAAAAACACTACTACACAAATCTCAATTGAGAGACACTCTACGAAATACCCGACAAGTACTGCTCAAACTGTCAAAGTCATCCAaaatactaggttggtgcaaaattaattgagctatcacttttgcaccaacttcataaaaaagtctgagaaactgtcacagtcaaGGGGAACCTGAGGAGATGTGACCACTGACTATAACCTGATTTCCTGAATGGGATCCAAGAACACAGAAAATTGATTATAACAAATTTACTATGAATGTAAGATATTAACAAGGGAAACTGGGTGCAGATATATAAGAATTCTTAACTatgtttgcaatttttctgtaaatctaaaattatcctaaaataaacagtctatttaaaaaaatagagtgcACCCCAAATGTAAACTACAGCGAACCTATAACTTTGAGTTAAATTGAGTTAGATATGCAGTACATGTTACCTATGATATCATGTATGATCCCTCCACAGTCTCACAAGGCAGATACtataattttatctaatttttagaTGAGGAAGCTTTCAGAGGTACAGAAATTTTCCTAAAGCCACAGAGTCGTCAAAGATTTGAAGTGAGTTTCATCTGACAGGATTTCAACATGCACTTGCTCTGTTAGGGAAGGTTTGGCCTAGGACTCTTACAGATGCATGTGAAAAAAAGAGGAtgtgattttagttatttatttatagaaaaacaatacatttaaatgaaaatttaaagtcaggtaatccAAATAGTggtaatatgaaaaaattaagtaTCAGTCTAAATAAtctgcttatttgtttatttcttaggCCGTGTCTATTTACCTTCTCAATAAAAAACAGGGAATTAAGCTCACATTTatcatcccttcctccctccttcttatttagacatattttttattttcatgtcattATTGGCTACCTCTATAAATGCTATAATTAAAACTCTAtttcttcattcctgaagttTTGGCAGTATTTCTTGACTTCCTACTAAATCAGCACCGTATTTCCTTCACtttagattaattttattttaatatattatttgtgaCATCTGTAcaggaataaataaaaggaaCGACTTATTATTTATGTTATATCATGAAGTGTATAGCATCCAATAACAAAACACCACCTGTCAAACACTGTAAACTTGTAGCTGCTAAAAAGGTGTATACTTAGGGAGTGCGCTATGCCAGCCGCAGTAGAGGTTGACTATGTTGACCATGGGCCAGGCTGAAGAGGGCCCTTTTGTCCTGACTGGAGGCCCCAGAAAAGCTGGGCACATTGAGGCAGTGGATGGCCCGAACTGAGATCACTGGGCTCAAGTCCAGCTTCAATGCAAGAGCTTGCTTGCTGGAAGACTGGAGTCCAGACTTCTTAAGGAAGACAGAGTATTAGGAACTGACACATGGGGATGTTTCAAAGTCCCTGGGGAGCACTTCTAAACACCTTCTATGTTCTTTATTTAGTCCAAACAATACAGcatttaacattttctaaaaatgagataaaagaaTATGTTGAATATCAAATACATAAAGTTTTTCTGTCAAAATAAAGTTTTCTGaattaaaagatgtaaaatatatgtaagattTTTAACATCTGTTAAAAGCATAAAGTTAGATATATTCTAAATGAAAGGAATTGTACCACTTACCCAGTTTTGTTGTTGCTATGAACTTACAAAATTTTGTGTATAGGACATTTAAAAagtacctttatttatttattttaactggcAAATAAAACTTGTGCTGTATATATTTAGCATGCACaacatattgttttgaaataatgtgtacattgtggaataagtaaatcaagctaattaacatgcattatctcacatacttaccatttttttgtgatgagaatgcTTAAATgtataaatcataaaatatatatagagattTACAggacattttgtataaaatataaagtctACATTTTTCATTACTTATTACTACCAAAGTACAACATACATATAGTATTAAAATGAAGCCATACTAAAGCCATATAAAAAAGTCATTGACATTTCTGATGTACAGGCATATTTTAGGAATTGTGAAGATGCCAAATACAgcctttataaagaaaaacaataatcaaatccttagtttattttcattgcaGTAATTTTGAAATCAATTTGACACAGACTAACCAGTGTATCTGTAGAATAACACATAGGTTGAACACTTAGCACAGGGAATTGAAGTACTGACTAGAGAAAGTTGAATAGGCCAGAATAGAAAGGAATATTCTTGTCAAAGAAACATAGTTCctgtaaaaacattttaaaaacctgtcaTTTGGTAAATGCCTGTCTtcaataaagagcagaaattaaaagtagaaaaaagatgTTCTTACACATTGAGCTTTACACAATCAACTcgtcattgatattttgtatttttcctagggAAAAATGGGATTCTTTCCAAAAATCTCTCATgcaaatatattgaaaataattatttaaaaacatatcagTTAGATACAAAATTTCAAACAATGGTATATCAATATTCATAAGATATTGCTTCATACAATATAAAGCACTCTTTTTTCCCTCAAAAGAGGAAGAcatctaaattttctttaaagtataGATTTTATGATGGTAAAAAGGTGGACACCTGTCAAGTTTCTTAGGAAGTGTCTCTTCTCAAAAAGTGGACTTTTTCTACTATAAACTGGAGCAGTCCTTTAACCTAGTACTCACTTTTGCtctcaaacaaaagaaatctACCATAATTAGTTTCTTAAGTGGAATAGTTTTTATTGCTCCCAAAATGCAGTCTTGCTGAAGAGTCTGAAAAAGTCTTCATAGTTTTGTGAATTTATTCCAATTCTAAAAACTTATTCTAAGAAAATTAAGAATAACTATCAATaggaatgattattttaaattacacttGACAGCAAGTGCGAAAACAACATAAATGCCCAGTATTGGAGAACCAGTTATGCAGACCATGACATGTTTGTGAATATCATGTGTTGATCAGTATTTACTAGGATGGAAGAGTATTGACAATGACTCTTGTTCAATTTTACCATTtacttaacagtaaaaaaaagtGTAGgttataaaatattctgtaattaaCCCATTTTGTGATGTTTAAAGGTTTGCAAATACATCTATGAAATGATTAGTCATGGTTATTTTTAGGTGATAGGATTTTTAGGTTGGTCTTAGTCACCTTCCTTAAGCTTATCTCCATTAACAAATCTCTATACAAGTGTGTGTCATTTGTTTAATGAGAAAAATCATGCAtatgaaattataattatatataatcatgATGCATTTCTACATACAGATGTGTGTCATCACAAAAGTAACATCATGTCCTAGCAATGAGGAGAATTACTAAGCTCTGGAAATGAGAATCCTGCATACTGGATATTACAGGTTGAAATTCTGTTCTGAGCCTGATCAATATAATCTATTGGGTTGGGCATTTGGTTAATAAGAAGAAATGCTTTTAATGTCCCACCAAAAATGTAGATCagcaaaaaatatttacataaacatacatttatatgATTCATAGTTGAGCTTCAAGTCCCCTTCAAGCCTGTATAATTTATGTCATGCTCCCCTCATCTCAGACTACTAGACCTGGGGCTTGGGCCCAGATTTTTCCCAGAGGTATGATCTTTTGGTAGCTGGTGTTTGATACCTAAAGCTCAGTAAACTCAGATGGTTTGAATTATCATGGAGACTTGGGGTCGTGAACTGTGTCACATCTCTCATCTCACACCTGGCACTCCAGTCACATTGAAATTCACACCATTGGCAAGTACCACCCTTGTTATGCATTTGTTTATGCTGGATCTTCCACCTGGATGAACTTTCCTCCTCACTCCACCTCCTAGCACCGAAGTCTGCTATCTTTAGAGGTCTTGTTTAGATGCTTCCTGCCCCAGGGAGCTTCTTCTCCCCACTCCCAAGTGGGATACTCTGTTTCCTTCCAAGGCCTGGGAAACCACCTTTGATCCACACCATCAGAATGGGTCTCCTCTGTCTGCTGTCTTTGACCTaaggtactttttaaatttctgctttaAGTTCTTTTGAACACAAATTGAGAGATAAAAATGAGTAAGTTAATCAGCTTAAAATGATATTTACTAATCCACTGTCCATTGCATCTCCTACTGGATTATAAGCTTTCTAAAGCAGGGACAAATTTCCCACTTACATCTGTAAACATGGAGgccagtacacagtaggtgttcaacatatgtttattgtagttTTTGGTGCTAGAATCATACAATGGCGTGGGTTGATGGCTGTGAGGCTGCTGGAAACTGGGGCATAAATCCCAATAACATCTGCTTCTTTAAAATACCATCAGCTGCCttaagaggaaggaggagaagcatCATGCACTTGGGTTGAGGCGGGGGTCTCAGCACATCTGAGCAGGGGTCTCAAGAATTCACAGAAGTCAGGGCTCCAAGTAAAACAGCTTTATTGTTGCTGTGCTGAAGGGGCAAGTGGACGAGAGCAGTAGCAGCGTGGCTCAGCCTAGTTCTCGCTTCTCTACAGCGGGGGATCAGGAAGTGTTTCTCAGCCCAAATCAGAGGTTGAGGGCCTGGCTTTCCAAGGGGAATTATACCCAAAGTAGGGGTAGGGAAAGAGCAACTGCACCTGTGCCTCAACTATTCTGGGCTCAGTCAACTTCACACTCTTCCTCTTTGCAGCGGTAGGTTGTGCCCCCACTTAGGCAGCGCGGCTTTCGACGAGCCCTCCTGGGCTTCTGAACCTCAGGCCTTTGGGAACTGGAATGACAGCCTTCTGAATGGGGAGCACCACAAGGAGTCGAGCAGGGAGCCAGGCAGGGGTTTGATCTTTGGGGAGGTGAGCATTTGGCAACATTTGGAGGCTTCCAAGATTGCTGCTTCTGCTGTGACATTGCTTGGCTACCAGGTCGAATCTGGAAGAAAAATGGTTATTTCAGGGACCCAGGCAGCTTgtgcttctgtttctctcctcCATGAGCTGGAGCTGTCAAAAATGGAGTCCAGCATTTGCAACCCACTGAACTTCATCTCAGGAGGAGACAAACAGACTTGAAAGGACTAAATATTTGGGGAGTAAATCTTCCCAGGGGACTCACTTACTAATAACCATGTTGATGATATatgcttcctttaaaaaaaaaaaaaaaagacaaattgtaCTTAGTTGAGCTGACAATTTGCTTTTCCCAGCCCAATGTCCACCTAGTCAAATGCAAAGGAGAGCCAAGTCT encodes the following:
- the LCE6A gene encoding late cornified envelope protein 6A; the protein is MSQQKQQSWKPPNVAKCSPPQRSNPCLAPCSTPCGAPHSEGCHSSSQRPEVQKPRRARRKPRCLSGGTTYRCKEEECEVD